The proteins below are encoded in one region of Casimicrobium huifangae:
- a CDS encoding SAM-dependent methyltransferase: MPTTGTLYLVPNLLGVAAPTDVLPARTIAIAQRLNHFVVETPKVARAFLKTLSPERVIGDVAMVPCDPEAAAIAQCAAWLKAGIDVGVVSDAGCPGMADPGALFVTRAHQIGATVVPLVGPSSVLLGLMASGFDGQHFTFHGYLPSKPAERDLAVRQLERQLAATGATQVFIETPYRNAIMLEALARVLAAGTQLCVAQNLASAEQRIARAAAGQWSPALRAPFTDKAPTLFLLGRTPA; encoded by the coding sequence ATGCCCACAACAGGAACGCTTTACCTTGTGCCCAACCTGTTGGGTGTCGCAGCGCCGACGGATGTACTGCCCGCTCGCACCATTGCCATCGCCCAGCGGCTCAACCACTTCGTGGTCGAAACACCGAAAGTCGCCCGCGCTTTCCTGAAGACGCTTTCGCCGGAGCGCGTGATCGGCGATGTGGCCATGGTGCCCTGCGACCCGGAGGCCGCAGCGATCGCGCAATGCGCGGCTTGGCTCAAGGCGGGCATTGATGTTGGCGTGGTGTCCGATGCCGGCTGCCCTGGCATGGCCGATCCCGGCGCTCTATTCGTCACCCGCGCACATCAGATTGGTGCGACTGTCGTCCCGCTGGTGGGCCCGTCTTCCGTATTGCTGGGCCTGATGGCGAGCGGCTTCGACGGCCAGCACTTCACCTTTCACGGTTACCTGCCGAGCAAGCCGGCGGAACGTGATCTAGCGGTGCGTCAACTGGAACGGCAACTAGCGGCGACAGGCGCAACGCAGGTCTTTATCGAAACACCTTACCGCAACGCGATCATGCTTGAAGCACTGGCGCGGGTGCTGGCTGCGGGAACGCAACTCTGTGTGGCACAGAATCTCGCGTCTGCGGAGCAACGCATCGCGCGAGCTGCTGCCGGCCAATGGTCTCCGGCACTGCGCGCACCGTTTACCGACAAGGCGCCCACCCTGTTCCTGCTCGGTCGAACCCCCGCTTGA
- a CDS encoding Maf family protein codes for MPLPLILASTSRYRRELLERLGLPFTVEKPEVNEAQQPGESPLANCRRLALEKAAAVAARHPDAVVIGSDQVLDLDGEALSKPGNFDTALSQLRRCQGRTLVCCTAVCVIAPHHQPLLDVIPTAISYRKLPDRALISYLDQEKPFDAAGAVKVETAGITLLSAVRSDDPTAIIGLPLIRLTDFLYTVGAL; via the coding sequence ATGCCCCTTCCACTCATTCTTGCCTCCACCTCCCGTTACCGGCGCGAACTGCTGGAGCGGCTCGGTTTGCCATTCACGGTCGAAAAACCGGAGGTGAATGAAGCGCAGCAACCGGGCGAATCGCCGCTGGCCAACTGCCGGCGTCTGGCGCTTGAGAAGGCAGCGGCAGTAGCTGCACGCCATCCCGATGCCGTTGTGATCGGCTCTGATCAGGTGCTAGATCTCGACGGCGAAGCACTTTCGAAGCCAGGAAATTTCGACACCGCCCTGAGCCAGTTGCGCCGCTGCCAGGGGCGCACGCTGGTGTGCTGCACGGCGGTTTGCGTGATCGCACCGCATCACCAGCCCTTGCTGGACGTGATTCCAACCGCGATCTCCTACCGAAAACTGCCCGATCGGGCGCTGATTTCCTATCTCGATCAGGAAAAACCCTTCGACGCCGCCGGTGCCGTGAAGGTTGAAACGGCTGGTATCACCCTGCTTTCTGCAGTCCGCAGCGATGACCCGACCGCCATCATCGGGCTGCCGCTGATCCGCCTGACTGACTTTCTCTACACGGTCGGCGCGCTGTAG
- the rpmF gene encoding 50S ribosomal protein L32, with protein MAVQQNKKSPSKRGMHRAHDFLATPHLAVEPVTGEVHRRHHISPNGFYRGQKVVQTKADE; from the coding sequence ATGGCCGTTCAACAAAACAAGAAATCCCCTTCCAAGCGCGGCATGCATCGCGCGCATGACTTCCTCGCGACGCCGCATCTGGCCGTTGAGCCGGTGACGGGCGAGGTGCATCGTCGTCACCACATCAGCCCGAACGGTTTCTACCGTGGCCAGAAGGTTGTTCAGACCAAAGCTGACGAATAA
- the plsX gene encoding phosphate acyltransferase PlsX, giving the protein MATIAQPLRIAIDVDGGDHGAAVTLPAAAQFLARRPDAHLVLVGTEASLASAAKIIPAGVAGRVSHVIATEVVGMDESPALSLKNKKNSSLRLALNAVKDGQAAACVSAGNTGALMATARFVLKTLPGIDRPAIASLLPTHKGHGKEGDGGVLMLDLGANVDCTPEHLRQFAIMGAALSSALTDKPRPTVALLNIGEEEIKGNDIVKEAAELIRATDLNFIGNVEGTDVFRGTADVVVCDGFVGNVALKASEGIVKLMAQMLREEFARTPLTKAVAALAYPILKRFKARIDPSQHNGATLLGLRGIVIKSHGGTDAFGFSNAIERAYNEIRHDLIAELTERVAAMNTTAPAAAVSAS; this is encoded by the coding sequence ATGGCCACGATTGCGCAGCCATTGCGCATTGCAATTGACGTCGACGGCGGCGATCATGGCGCGGCAGTCACGCTGCCCGCCGCCGCCCAGTTTCTGGCCCGGCGACCCGACGCGCATCTGGTGCTGGTCGGGACCGAGGCTTCGCTGGCAAGCGCCGCCAAAATCATCCCTGCCGGCGTTGCCGGGCGGGTGAGTCATGTCATCGCGACGGAAGTCGTTGGCATGGACGAATCGCCGGCGCTCTCACTCAAGAACAAGAAGAATTCCAGCCTCCGTCTCGCGCTGAATGCGGTGAAGGACGGGCAGGCTGCTGCCTGCGTCAGTGCCGGCAACACTGGTGCGCTGATGGCGACCGCCCGTTTCGTGCTCAAAACCCTGCCTGGTATTGATCGCCCGGCCATCGCGTCGCTGCTGCCTACCCACAAGGGGCATGGCAAGGAGGGCGACGGCGGCGTGCTGATGCTCGACCTCGGCGCCAATGTCGATTGCACGCCGGAGCATCTGCGCCAGTTCGCAATCATGGGCGCCGCCCTGTCGTCGGCGCTGACCGACAAGCCGCGCCCCACAGTGGCGCTGCTCAATATCGGCGAAGAAGAGATCAAGGGCAACGACATCGTCAAGGAAGCCGCCGAGCTGATCCGCGCCACTGATCTCAATTTCATCGGTAACGTCGAAGGCACCGATGTGTTCCGTGGCACGGCTGATGTGGTTGTTTGTGATGGCTTCGTCGGTAACGTTGCGCTAAAGGCGTCGGAAGGCATCGTCAAGCTGATGGCGCAGATGCTGCGGGAAGAGTTTGCACGCACGCCGCTGACCAAGGCGGTCGCTGCGCTGGCGTATCCGATCCTCAAACGCTTCAAGGCGCGCATTGACCCGTCGCAGCACAACGGTGCAACACTGCTAGGGTTGCGTGGCATCGTGATCAAAAGCCACGGTGGCACTGATGCGTTTGGCTTCAGCAACGCCATCGAGCGTGCCTACAACGAAATTCGCCATGACCTGATCGCCGAGCTCACCGAGCGGGTGGCGGCGATGAACACCACCGCGCCCGCCGCCGCGGTTAGCGCCAGTTAG
- a CDS encoding beta-ketoacyl-ACP synthase III translates to MFSKIVATGSYLPEKILTNDDLAKFVDTSDEWIRTRSGIQSRRIAADNEETSDLAVNAGRRALDAAGLTAADIDLIVVATTTPDMIFPSTACIVQDKLGASNAAAFDIQAVCSGFVYALSIVDKMVASGQHKNALVIGAEIYSRILNWKDRATCVLFGDGAGAVVLTASQTPGILATRLHADGSRRAILNVPGHVRGGQVWGDPYVHMDGPAVFKMAVQVMADVCNETLAMANMTAADIDWLVPHQANVRIIDATGKRLGIAQEKTIVTVQGQGNTSAASIPLALDTAVRDGRIKPGQVVQTVGVGGGFTWGSALIRW, encoded by the coding sequence GTGTTCAGCAAAATTGTCGCCACCGGCAGCTACCTGCCGGAAAAAATCCTCACCAACGACGATCTCGCGAAGTTCGTCGACACCTCGGACGAGTGGATCCGCACCCGCTCCGGCATCCAGTCGCGGCGCATCGCTGCTGACAACGAGGAGACCAGCGATCTCGCAGTCAATGCCGGACGCCGTGCGCTCGACGCAGCCGGACTGACCGCAGCGGACATCGACCTGATCGTGGTCGCCACCACCACGCCCGACATGATCTTCCCGAGCACCGCCTGCATCGTGCAGGACAAGCTCGGTGCCAGCAATGCCGCCGCCTTCGACATTCAGGCGGTGTGCTCCGGCTTCGTCTATGCGCTCTCGATCGTCGACAAGATGGTAGCCAGCGGACAACACAAGAATGCGCTGGTCATTGGTGCCGAGATCTATTCGCGCATCCTCAACTGGAAGGACCGTGCCACCTGCGTGCTGTTCGGTGATGGTGCCGGCGCCGTGGTGCTGACGGCATCGCAAACGCCGGGCATTCTGGCGACGAGGTTGCATGCCGATGGTTCGCGCCGCGCGATCCTCAACGTGCCCGGTCACGTTCGTGGCGGCCAGGTCTGGGGCGACCCGTACGTGCACATGGACGGCCCGGCCGTGTTCAAGATGGCGGTGCAGGTGATGGCCGACGTCTGCAACGAGACGCTGGCGATGGCGAACATGACGGCTGCCGACATCGACTGGCTGGTGCCGCACCAAGCCAACGTGCGCATCATCGACGCCACCGGTAAGCGACTCGGCATCGCGCAGGAGAAGACCATCGTCACTGTGCAGGGGCAGGGCAACACCTCGGCGGCCTCGATTCCGCTGGCGCTCGATACTGCCGTTCGCGATGGTCGCATCAAGCCCGGACAGGTCGTGCAGACGGTTGGCGTGGGTGGCGGATTTACCTGGGGCAGCGCGCTGATCCGCTGGTAG